The Solibacillus sp. FSL W7-1436 genome window below encodes:
- the hemB gene encoding porphobilinogen synthase, translated as MTELYFQRHRRLRQNAAMRALVKETYLQKEDLIYPLFIIEGENVKNPVSSMPGVFQLSLDNLAAEVDEIVDLGIRAVLLFGIPKEKDAVGTGAFHDHGIVQEATRLIKDRHPELLVVADTCLCEFTDHGHCGVIEGDQVLNDPSLDVLARTAISQAKAGADIIAPSNMMDGFVTAIRAGLDSAGFQHIPIMSYAVKYASSYYGPFREAAEGAPQFGDRKTYQMDPSNRMEAIREATSDVEEGADFLIVKPALAYMDIIRDVKNSFPLPVVAYNVSGEYSMVKAAAQNGWIDEKAVVLETLLGMKRAGSDLIITYHAKDVCRWLEEK; from the coding sequence ATGACAGAACTATATTTCCAACGTCACCGTCGCTTACGTCAAAATGCAGCGATGCGTGCACTCGTAAAAGAAACATACCTGCAAAAAGAAGACCTTATTTATCCTTTGTTTATTATTGAAGGAGAAAATGTTAAAAACCCTGTAAGTTCAATGCCTGGCGTGTTCCAATTATCTTTGGATAACTTGGCTGCTGAAGTGGATGAAATTGTAGACTTGGGCATTCGTGCGGTATTACTTTTCGGAATTCCTAAAGAAAAGGATGCAGTCGGTACCGGTGCTTTCCATGATCACGGAATCGTACAGGAAGCGACACGTTTAATAAAAGATCGTCATCCCGAACTTCTGGTTGTAGCAGATACATGCTTATGTGAATTTACGGACCACGGGCATTGTGGTGTCATTGAAGGCGATCAAGTTTTGAATGATCCATCACTTGATGTGCTGGCGCGTACAGCGATTTCTCAAGCAAAAGCCGGTGCCGATATCATTGCACCATCGAACATGATGGACGGGTTTGTAACGGCGATTCGTGCTGGATTGGATTCAGCAGGCTTCCAGCATATTCCGATCATGTCTTATGCGGTAAAATATGCTTCAAGCTATTACGGACCATTCCGTGAAGCGGCAGAAGGAGCACCACAGTTCGGTGACCGCAAAACATATCAAATGGATCCTTCCAATCGAATGGAAGCAATTCGCGAAGCAACGTCGGACGTTGAAGAAGGTGCAGATTTCCTGATCGTAAAACCGGCATTAGCGTATATGGATATTATCCGAGATGTGAAAAACAGCTTCCCGTTACCTGTTGTGGCGTATAATGTATCAGGCGAATATTCAATGGTAAAAGCAGCTGCGCAAAATGGCTGGATCGATGAAAAAGCGGTTGTGCTGGAAACATTATTAGGTATGAAGCGTGCAGGTTCGGATTTAATCATTACTTATCATGCAAAAGACGTCTGTCGTTGGTTGGAGGAAAAATAA